A window of the Citrus sinensis cultivar Valencia sweet orange chromosome 9, DVS_A1.0, whole genome shotgun sequence genome harbors these coding sequences:
- the LOC107178583 gene encoding F-box protein At5g07610-like, with protein MSRVIHRIGLAYDPAKSSHFKIVCICSDPLEENGNAGVSYQIEVYSSQTASWRLSGLPFVLPYNLKHKVGVFWNGALHWIDPFYSCLCFKVDEEQLQEMPMPPFQVPSNSIERLGMMVAEALGRIVVCFGESREHLHIVVNNDRCRKKFNVYEMKRDYSGWFVKYHVDLDALIDAFPEIDASLDDFQQPSAYNEYSILGIIREANDEEPYMVLHIPGKAIRYNLNDKTFTKICDFDPGHEVINGSQLKFEWSHAYHYMETLAPFG; from the coding sequence ATGTCAAGAGTTATCCATAGAATTGGCTTAGCTTATGATCCTGCCAAATCTTCCCACTTTAAAATTGTCTGCATCTGTTCTGATCCATTGGAAGAGAATGGGAATGCTGGCGTAAGTTATCAGATTGAGGTTTACTCATCTCAGACAGCCTCTTGGAGGCTCTCTGGTCTTCCTTTTGTTTTGCCATATAATTTGAAGCACAAAGTTGGAGTATTTTGGAATGGTGCTCTCCATTGGATTGATCCTTTTTATTCTTGCTTGTGTTTCAAAGTTGACGAGGAGCAGCTCCAAGAAATGCCAATGCCTCCATTTCAAGTTCCTTCAAACTCGATAGAAAGATTAGGAATGATGGTAGCAGAAGCATTAGGTAGAATTGTTGTCTGTTTTGGAGAGTCTCGGGAGCATTTACATATTGTTGTAAATAATGATCGTTGTAGAAAAAAGTTTAATGTCTATGAGATGAAAAGAGACTATTCAGGTTGGTTTGTCAAGTATCATGTCGATCTTGACGCTCTGATAGATGCATTTCCAGAGATTGATGCAAGTCTGGATGATTTTCAACAACCTTCCGCTTATAATGAATATTCCATACTTGGTATTATTCGAGAAGCAAATGATGAAGAGCCATATATGGTGCTACACATACCTGGTAAGGCAATACGCTACAACCTTAATGACAAGACTTTCACCAAGATCTGTGATTTTGATCCAGGTCATGAAGTTATTAATGGCTCTCAACTAAAATTTGAGTGGTCTCATGCTTATCATTATATGGAGACTCTTGCCCCTTTTGGATGA
- the LOC102628383 gene encoding GTP-binding protein YPTM2-like, with the protein MNPEYDYLFKLLLIGDSGVGKSCLLLRFADDSYLDSYISTIGVDFKIRTVEQDGKTVKLQIWDTAGQERFRTITSSYYRGAHGIIIVYDVTDQESFNNVKQWLNEIDRYASENVNKLLVGNKCDLTDKKVVSYETAKAFADEIGIPFMETSAKDSMNVEQAFMAMTADIKNRMASQPAMNNARPPTVQIKGQPVNQKASCCST; encoded by the exons ATGAATCCTGAATA TGACTACTTGTTCAAGCTTTTGCTGATTGGAGACTCTGGAGTTGGCAAATCGTGTCTTCTTCTGAGATTTGCt GATGATTCGTACCTGGACAGTTACATTAGCACTATTGGGGTTGACTTT AAAATTCGCACAGTGGAGCAAGACGGGAAGACTGTAAAACTCCAAATT TGGGACACTGCAGGGCAAGAACGATTCAGGACAATCACTAGCAGCTACTACCGTGGAGCACATGGCATTATC ATTGTTTATGATGTTACAGACCAAGAGAGCTTCAACAACGTTAAGCAGTGGTTGAATGAAATTGATCGCTATGCAAGTGAAAATGTAAACAAGCTTCTGGTTGGAAACAAGTGTGATCTCACTGATAAGAAGGTTGTCTCTTATGAAACAGCGAAG GCATTTGCTGATGAAATTGGCATCCCGTTCATGGAGACCAGCGCAAAGGATTCTATGAACGTGGAACAAGCTTTTATGGCTATGACTGCTGACATTAAGAACAG GATGGCAAGTCAACCTGCAATGAACAATGCAAGGCCACCAACTGTGCAGATAAAAGGACAACCGGTGAACCAGAAGGCCAGCTGCTGCTCAACTTAA